In the genome of Chrysiogenes arsenatis DSM 11915, the window TATTCAGCACACGGACGGTACAACCAAAGCGACCGCTCCGATCACACGCCAATGTGCCGGTAAAACGATACCGACCATCTCCAAGGGACTCAACGTTACTCAACCACTCACTCTTACCATGAATGATATTTCCAGAATATTCTACCTTACCATAATACACTTCGACAATGATGTCAGTCGGCGCCAACGTACCCAGCGATATTTCCGCTGTAATTTTGGCCGATTCACCAACGCCCAGCGTGTCGTGTGTATGTTCGACTTTGACATCGGTTACGCACACTTCATGCCAATGTTGCAGGACACGTTGGTGCCACGCCGCAACAGCTCGCGCATGGGCAAAATTATCGTATTCGCACTGGTTCCAGTTGATGCTGGCATTGAGATAAAAATGGTTCGTGTAATTTTCCACCATGTGGTTCGTATTGAACACAGGGAGCAATTGCGTCATGGCTTCTTTCACGAATTGAATCCAGCGGCGCGGAATGCCGTCGGCCGAACGATCGTAGAACGTCGGCAGGATCTCTTTTTCAAGGAGAGTGTAAATGGCGTTGCTTTCTACTTCATCCTGATATTCCGGGTCGTCGTAAATTTCGGGTACGCCAATGGCCCAACCTACTTCAGAGTTATACCCTTCTTCCCACCAGCCATCAAGAATACTCATATTTAGGCCGGCATTCGGTGTAACCTTCATGCCCG includes:
- the glgP gene encoding alpha-glucan family phosphorylase, with the translated sequence VTNGIHILSWLAKDMRDLLGRYLGERWVEAPDNRDLWKRVKRIPDPELWHVRESLRRQLVVYARRRLRESMEKRGMSKSELAVADEVLDPSALTIGFARRFATYKRGNLLFRDIPRLKKILMDVDRPVQFIFAGKAHPRDDGGKNIIKDIVHTIRDADFRHKIVFLEDYDISLARKLVAGVDLWLNNPRRPLEACGTSGMKVTPNAGLNMSILDGWWEEGYNSEVGWAIGVPEIYDDPEYQDEVESNAIYTLLEKEILPTFYDRSADGIPRRWIQFVKEAMTQLLPVFNTNHMVENYTNHFYLNASINWNQCEYDNFAHARAVAAWHQRVLQHWHEVCVTDVKVEHTHDTLGVGESAKITAEISLGTLAPTDIIVEVYYGKVEYSGNIIHGKSEWLSNVESLGDGRYRFTGTLACDRSGRFGCTVRVLNNSPLDIRRLDVAPLIWW